A single genomic interval of Methanorbis rubei harbors:
- a CDS encoding DUF4013 domain-containing protein — translation MVIGIVENLRSSYDFTNKALTSFVDWLILIFISLMVLTGGLLVASGIFGLIMSAMSSYYGLPMMSADSMMMADPMMMADPISSSMTSAFAMTGIFSVGFIGLGLILALVFGILMTGVQIRVYRGGELTLGSYGGMFLDGLLASIICLVYFIPYIIISVLLNFGPMMNLAYVIAAMIIEIVVMIITMLFYLMAVVRFAKAQKFGAAFQIKEILNIIGTIGWLTYLANIIVVGIVIMVIYFILILIPLVGWGLLVAIMPFLMIWEAKFFSQLYESATTSQEVEPASP, via the coding sequence ATGGTTATTGGCATTGTAGAGAACCTTCGCAGTTCTTATGATTTTACCAACAAGGCGCTCACGTCCTTTGTTGACTGGCTGATTTTGATCTTCATCAGTCTGATGGTCCTGACAGGCGGCCTTCTTGTTGCGTCCGGCATATTCGGTCTGATTATGTCAGCAATGAGCTCGTATTATGGTCTTCCGATGATGTCGGCAGACTCGATGATGATGGCAGACCCGATGATGATGGCAGACCCGATCTCCTCCTCGATGACATCTGCGTTTGCCATGACAGGTATTTTCTCCGTCGGATTCATTGGCCTCGGCCTGATTCTTGCTCTGGTATTTGGCATTCTCATGACCGGAGTTCAGATTCGCGTTTACCGCGGCGGCGAACTTACGCTCGGCTCCTATGGAGGCATGTTCCTTGACGGACTGCTTGCATCGATCATCTGTCTCGTCTACTTCATCCCCTACATCATCATCTCGGTCCTGCTGAATTTCGGCCCCATGATGAACCTTGCATATGTCATTGCAGCTATGATCATTGAAATCGTTGTCATGATTATAACCATGCTGTTCTATCTCATGGCAGTCGTCAGATTTGCCAAGGCACAGAAGTTCGGCGCAGCATTCCAGATAAAGGAAATACTGAACATCATCGGCACGATCGGCTGGCTGACATATCTGGCAAACATCATCGTTGTCGGCATTGTGATTATGGTAATTTACTTCATCCTTATCCTGATCCCCCTGGTCGGATGGGGTTTACTGGTTGCCATCATGCCGTTCCTGATGATCTGGGAAGCAAAGTTCTTCTCCCAGCTGTACGAGTCGGCAACGACATCCCAGGAAGTTGAACCTGCGTCCCCCTGA
- a CDS encoding DUF4013 domain-containing protein — translation MSIGIGDNLGKSFEFAKNRLVGKWVDWIILIVLTLIIMVGGAIPIVGWVISLLAGVLLTGFIIRVYRGGEPKLDNYVKMFIDGILATIIGIIYMIVPIILAVIFGAAAFMTSMTSFNPANAMDTISGLTAGIGIVGIIVTFIVAIIFGILATMAIVRFAKEEKFGAAFEFGEIFKIVGKIGWLHYILSWIVLMIIFAVIFFIFILLSLIIIGLILMLVFMPFMMIWQAKYFAQLYESA, via the coding sequence ATGTCTATTGGTATTGGAGATAATCTCGGCAAATCTTTTGAGTTTGCCAAAAACCGTCTGGTCGGCAAATGGGTTGACTGGATCATTCTTATCGTTCTGACCCTTATCATTATGGTCGGAGGAGCTATTCCTATCGTCGGATGGGTAATCTCACTTCTTGCAGGAGTGCTGCTTACCGGATTTATTATTCGTGTTTACCGCGGTGGCGAGCCCAAGCTCGACAATTATGTCAAGATGTTTATCGATGGTATCCTCGCAACTATCATTGGAATCATCTACATGATCGTCCCGATCATTCTCGCAGTTATTTTCGGAGCTGCAGCATTCATGACCAGCATGACGTCCTTTAATCCGGCAAATGCAATGGATACCATCAGCGGACTCACCGCGGGTATTGGAATTGTCGGCATTATTGTAACTTTCATTGTCGCTATCATCTTTGGTATTCTTGCAACCATGGCAATTGTTCGGTTCGCAAAGGAGGAGAAGTTCGGTGCAGCATTCGAGTTTGGCGAGATCTTTAAGATCGTCGGCAAGATCGGATGGCTCCATTACATCCTGTCATGGATTGTTCTGATGATCATCTTTGCAGTGATTTTCTTCATCTTCATCCTGCTGTCCCTTATTATCATCGGTCTGATTCTGATGCTGGTCTTCATGCCGTTCATGATGATCTGGCAGGCAAAGTACTTCGCTCAGCTCTACGAGTCTGCGTAA